The Streptomyces sp. Je 1-332 genome has a window encoding:
- a CDS encoding MFS transporter: MVSSKPDVRPGRVVGVLALAGIVAAVMQTLVVPLIGDLPRMLDTSPSNASWVVTATLLSAAVATPVAGRLGDMYGKRRMLLVSVVPLVAGSVVCALASSVVPMIVGRGLQGLGMGVVPLGVSLLRDVLPPEKLGSSIALMSASMGVGGALGLPFAAAVAENASWRVLFWVAAALSLLVALLAWLFVPAGRLATGSARFDALGAIGLGSGLVCLLLAVSKGSDWGWTSGTTLGLFAASAVVLLAWGRWELRSDEPLVDLRVTARPQVLMTNAASVLVGFAMYAQSLVVPQLLQLPEATGYGLGQSMMAMGLWMAPAGLMMMALAPLGAKLSAARGPKVTLSAGALVIAVGYGSSLLLMGSTWGLLVVTLICNTGVGLAYGAMPALIMSAVPQSATASANSFNTLMRSIGSSAAAAVIGVVLAQMTTDFGGHLLPSENGFRAAMLMGCGVGLAAAVVAAFIPVRQVDTGTDAAETETDPRPTSEATA; encoded by the coding sequence GTGGTCAGCTCGAAACCCGACGTCCGCCCGGGGCGCGTCGTCGGGGTACTCGCCCTCGCGGGCATCGTGGCCGCGGTCATGCAGACGCTGGTGGTGCCCCTGATCGGCGACCTCCCCCGCATGCTCGACACCAGCCCGTCGAACGCCTCGTGGGTGGTCACGGCCACCCTGCTCTCGGCGGCGGTGGCGACACCTGTGGCCGGGCGGCTCGGTGACATGTACGGCAAGCGGCGAATGCTGCTCGTCTCCGTGGTGCCGCTCGTCGCGGGGTCGGTGGTCTGCGCCCTTGCCTCCTCCGTGGTGCCGATGATCGTCGGCCGGGGGTTGCAGGGCCTCGGCATGGGCGTGGTGCCGCTGGGCGTCAGCCTCCTGCGTGACGTACTGCCGCCCGAGAAGCTCGGCTCGTCCATCGCCCTGATGAGCGCGTCCATGGGCGTGGGCGGTGCGCTCGGCCTGCCGTTCGCCGCGGCCGTCGCCGAGAACGCCAGCTGGCGTGTGCTGTTCTGGGTCGCCGCCGCGTTGAGTCTCCTGGTCGCCCTCCTGGCCTGGCTGTTCGTGCCGGCGGGACGCTTGGCGACCGGGTCGGCCCGCTTCGACGCCCTGGGCGCGATCGGCCTGGGCAGCGGTCTCGTCTGCCTGCTGCTCGCCGTGTCCAAGGGCTCCGACTGGGGCTGGACGAGCGGTACCACCCTCGGCCTGTTCGCCGCGTCGGCCGTCGTCCTGCTGGCCTGGGGCCGGTGGGAGCTGCGCAGCGACGAGCCGCTGGTCGACCTGCGCGTCACCGCCCGGCCGCAGGTCCTGATGACCAACGCGGCCTCGGTGCTCGTCGGGTTCGCGATGTACGCCCAGTCGCTCGTCGTGCCCCAGCTGCTTCAGCTGCCCGAGGCCACCGGCTACGGCCTTGGCCAGTCGATGATGGCCATGGGTCTGTGGATGGCCCCGGCCGGCCTGATGATGATGGCCCTCGCACCGCTCGGCGCCAAGCTCTCGGCCGCCCGCGGCCCCAAGGTGACGCTGTCGGCCGGGGCCCTGGTCATCGCTGTCGGCTACGGCTCCTCCCTGCTTCTGATGGGTTCGACCTGGGGCCTGCTGGTCGTGACGCTCATCTGCAACACGGGTGTGGGCCTCGCGTACGGCGCCATGCCCGCCCTGATCATGAGCGCGGTGCCCCAGTCGGCGACCGCGTCGGCCAACAGCTTCAACACCCTGATGCGTTCGATCGGCAGCTCGGCAGCGGCAGCCGTGATCGGTGTGGTCCTTGCCCAGATGACGACGGACTTCGGCGGTCATCTCCTGCCGTCGGAGAACGGCTTCCGGGCCGCCATGCTGATGGGCTGCGGGGTGGGCCTCGCGGCGGCGGTGGTCGCGGCGTTCATTCCGGTACGCCAGGTGGACACCGGGACCGACGCCGCCGAGACGGAGACCGACCCGCGCCCGACGTCGGAAGCCACCGCCTGA
- a CDS encoding MarR family transcriptional regulator, with the protein MDKPAGRTEKPVRQVEFETMLLGRHSHLFNPRARSSGGRLDRSAYILLSRIQMDGPMSIGQLTDAFGLDASTLNRQTAAMLRGGLVERIPDPDGGMARKFRISAEGARQLDADRAEYTQGLEKVMDSWSPEDVASFAALLQRFNSDIERLEGHPWPRP; encoded by the coding sequence ATGGACAAGCCCGCTGGCCGCACGGAGAAGCCCGTTCGGCAGGTCGAATTCGAGACGATGCTGCTCGGTCGGCACTCGCATCTGTTCAACCCGCGCGCCCGCTCTTCGGGCGGGCGCCTCGACCGGAGCGCGTACATCCTGCTCAGCCGCATCCAGATGGACGGCCCCATGTCCATCGGCCAGCTCACCGACGCCTTCGGCCTCGACGCGTCCACGCTGAACCGGCAGACCGCGGCCATGCTGCGCGGCGGTCTCGTCGAGCGCATCCCCGACCCCGACGGCGGCATGGCCCGCAAGTTCCGCATCTCCGCCGAGGGCGCGCGGCAACTCGACGCCGACCGAGCCGAGTACACCCAGGGCCTTGAGAAGGTCATGGACAGTTGGTCGCCGGAGGATGTGGCGTCGTTCGCCGCGCTGCTCCAGCGCTTCAACAGCGACATCGAGCGCCTGGAGGGGCACCCCTGGCCGCGCCCGTGA
- a CDS encoding response regulator transcription factor, whose amino-acid sequence MTLRVLLADDQALLRATFRILIDSCDDMEVVAEATDGDEAIELARTHLPDLALVDIGMPSTDGQDATALICAAPELAATRVLVLTTAETGEHVAQALRAGASGFLGKDVGVEELLDAIRTVAAGDSLLSPTATRALVTRFLTTPEAGDHLAPPESLAALTDREREVMVLVAEGKSNAEIAELLSESPQTVRTHVRRAMAGLDARDRAQLVVIAYQSGLVRPAPPLC is encoded by the coding sequence ATGACCCTCCGCGTCCTGCTTGCCGACGACCAGGCCCTCCTCCGGGCGACCTTCCGCATCCTGATCGACTCCTGCGACGACATGGAGGTGGTCGCCGAGGCCACCGACGGCGATGAAGCCATCGAGCTCGCCCGGACCCACCTCCCCGACCTCGCCCTCGTGGACATCGGCATGCCCAGCACGGACGGCCAGGACGCGACCGCCCTGATCTGCGCCGCCCCGGAGCTCGCCGCCACCCGCGTCCTCGTCCTCACGACCGCCGAGACCGGCGAGCACGTGGCCCAGGCCCTGCGCGCGGGCGCGAGCGGATTCCTCGGCAAGGACGTGGGCGTCGAAGAACTCCTCGACGCGATCCGGACCGTGGCCGCGGGCGACTCGCTGCTCTCCCCGACGGCCACGCGCGCCCTCGTGACGCGCTTCCTCACCACCCCCGAGGCCGGCGACCACCTGGCGCCGCCCGAGAGCCTCGCCGCGCTCACCGACCGCGAGCGGGAGGTGATGGTCCTGGTCGCCGAGGGGAAGTCGAACGCCGAGATCGCCGAACTGCTCTCCGAAAGCCCGCAGACCGTGCGCACCCACGTGCGGCGCGCCATGGCCGGGCTCGACGCCCGCGATCGCGCCCAACTGGTCGTCATCGCCTACCAGTCGGGCCTCGTCCGCCCTGCGCCACCCCTGTGCTGA
- the fes gene encoding enterochelin esterase: MPLTAPPDGATRRPPRIPRPLPVERVDSAWVGRAVERGDFWGAVRTAGGAPVVEPDPQGDDEYRVVTFLWRGTDATRAVLVMPNKIVDPRDMAANLMERVPGTDIWHWSIRMRADWRATYSLCVDEGGGPRRPEGDYWPWLRRQQRSDPLNPRTLTRRWGGEPVSCVELPQAPAGDDWQRREGVARGTVSTHTVRSELLGNERRVHLYEPPGGGRDLPVMVLMDGEMWQPGLDVASLLDNLIADGRIPPLAAVLPESLGADQRWDELACNERFVGFLETELLPWAGDLLSLTGDPARTVVAGQSLGGLTAAYAAVVAPGRFGRVLAQSGSFWWPDGPDLERSEWLTARIAESERLPVRFWLSAGEQEWVALPAMRRLRATLREKGYEDAVYREFNGGHDYLCWRTELADGLVGLLGTESAGEPSAGAAAA, from the coding sequence ATGCCGCTCACCGCTCCTCCCGACGGGGCCACCCGCCGGCCGCCCCGCATCCCCCGGCCGCTGCCGGTCGAGCGTGTGGACAGTGCGTGGGTGGGCCGGGCCGTGGAGCGTGGCGACTTCTGGGGTGCCGTGCGGACGGCGGGCGGGGCACCGGTCGTCGAGCCCGACCCGCAGGGCGACGACGAGTACCGGGTGGTCACCTTCCTGTGGCGCGGCACGGACGCGACCCGAGCGGTCCTCGTCATGCCGAACAAGATCGTCGACCCCCGCGACATGGCCGCCAACCTGATGGAGCGGGTGCCGGGAACGGACATCTGGCACTGGTCGATCCGGATGCGCGCGGACTGGCGGGCGACGTACAGCCTGTGCGTGGACGAAGGGGGCGGCCCTCGGCGACCCGAGGGCGATTACTGGCCCTGGCTGCGCCGGCAACAGCGCTCCGATCCCCTCAACCCGCGTACGCTGACGCGTCGTTGGGGCGGCGAGCCGGTCTCGTGTGTCGAGCTGCCGCAGGCTCCGGCCGGCGACGACTGGCAGCGCCGCGAGGGCGTGGCGCGCGGCACCGTCAGCACGCACACGGTCCGCAGTGAACTCCTCGGCAACGAGCGGCGGGTGCATCTGTACGAGCCGCCGGGTGGCGGACGCGACCTGCCCGTCATGGTCCTGATGGACGGCGAGATGTGGCAGCCGGGCCTGGACGTCGCTTCCCTCCTCGACAACCTCATCGCCGACGGCCGCATCCCGCCGCTGGCCGCCGTGCTCCCCGAATCCCTGGGCGCGGACCAGCGCTGGGACGAACTCGCCTGCAACGAACGGTTCGTCGGGTTCCTGGAGACCGAGCTGCTGCCCTGGGCGGGCGACCTGCTTTCCCTGACCGGCGATCCCGCACGGACCGTCGTCGCCGGTCAGAGCCTCGGCGGCCTCACCGCGGCATACGCGGCCGTCGTCGCGCCGGGGCGCTTCGGCCGCGTCCTCGCGCAGTCGGGGTCCTTCTGGTGGCCGGATGGCCCGGACCTCGAACGCTCCGAGTGGCTGACCGCCCGTATCGCCGAGAGCGAGCGGCTGCCGGTCCGGTTCTGGCTGTCGGCGGGCGAGCAGGAGTGGGTGGCGCTACCCGCCATGCGCAGGCTGCGTGCCACGTTGCGCGAGAAGGGTTACGAGGACGCCGTGTACCGCGAGTTCAACGGCGGCCACGACTACTTGTGCTGGCGTACGGAACTGGCGGACGGGCTGGTCGGGCTGCTGGGCACGGAGTCCGCGGGCGAGCCCTCGGCGGGGGCCGCTGCCGCGTAG
- a CDS encoding 4'-phosphopantetheinyl transferase superfamily protein — translation MTEIQFVRPAPLDVSLLDAAERRRAAALRRPADQELYAAAHTALRLRLGAYLCVDPAAVELVRLPCPLCGEPHGRPAVAGGAGPHFSLSHTQGLALLAFADRPVGADVERLPSASTMADVAASLHHREQSELAELPSDERPLAFARCWTRKEACLKGTGEGLAGSGMASLLVGTGPTPLDVRGWTVRDVTAPEGYAAAVATAKPPAS, via the coding sequence GTGACGGAGATCCAGTTCGTCCGCCCGGCCCCGCTCGACGTGTCGCTCCTCGACGCGGCGGAGCGGCGCCGGGCCGCGGCGTTGCGGCGCCCGGCGGACCAGGAGCTGTACGCGGCGGCGCACACCGCGCTCCGTCTGCGGCTCGGCGCGTATCTCTGCGTCGATCCGGCGGCGGTGGAGCTGGTGCGGCTGCCGTGCCCGCTGTGCGGTGAGCCGCACGGCCGCCCCGCCGTCGCCGGAGGGGCGGGCCCGCACTTCTCCCTCTCCCATACGCAGGGCCTGGCGCTGCTCGCCTTCGCGGACCGCCCGGTCGGTGCCGACGTGGAGAGACTCCCGTCCGCGAGCACGATGGCGGACGTGGCGGCGTCCCTGCACCACCGGGAGCAGTCGGAGCTGGCCGAACTCCCCTCTGATGAAAGGCCGTTGGCCTTCGCCCGTTGCTGGACCCGCAAGGAGGCCTGTCTCAAGGGAACGGGCGAGGGCCTCGCCGGTAGCGGCATGGCATCGCTCCTGGTGGGCACGGGCCCCACACCCCTCGACGTCCGAGGCTGGACGGTACGGGACGTCACCGCACCCGAGGGCTACGCGGCAGCAGTCGCCACGGCGAAGCCCCCGGCTTCGTAG
- a CDS encoding MbtH family NRPS accessory protein, translating into MTTTPGPFDAVNTDADTEPTHLVLENALGEHSLWPVFRATPEGWATVYGPETYGRCVARLQDPPA; encoded by the coding sequence ATGACGACCACGCCCGGCCCCTTCGACGCGGTGAACACCGACGCCGACACCGAGCCGACCCACCTGGTCCTGGAGAACGCGCTCGGGGAGCACTCCCTGTGGCCGGTCTTCCGCGCCACACCCGAGGGATGGGCCACGGTGTACGGACCGGAGACGTACGGTCGTTGTGTGGCTCGCCTCCAGGACCCGCCCGCGTGA
- a CDS encoding amino acid adenylation domain-containing protein — protein sequence MRLTAAQSGMWFAQALDPGSPAQNTAECLEIHGPIDPSVFARTLRQVVSEADALRVRIIEGADGPAQLAVADPTLPLKVRDLRAASDPDAEAQAWMREDLATPFDLAAGPLFAHALFRVGDERWLWYQRVHHIVMDGFGYSLLARRTAEVYTAFAAGQEPGESPFGRLEDLVAEDTAYRASETFETDRRYWDGAFADRPDAPNLAGRTALPSRTFHRCSARLSPEATSRLRESASSMRATWPEVLVAAQALYVSRATGSAEVVLGLPMMGRMGSVALRVPGMVMNVLPLRLTVTPQATFAELTRQVVLGIRAARRHQRYRYEDIRRDLGLLGEGRSLVGPLVNVMPFDYGLTFAGARTDAHNLSAGPVEDLTVNVYDRADGSGLRIDYDGNPALYEPDELAVHQARFMELLERVADAGPHTPLAEHTIARRVELPLVTEEFNATAQPLPPTTLIGPIEGQAVRTPHATALVFGDQELTYAELNARANRLAHHLIEVGVRPGALAAVAVPRSLDLVVTLLAVLKAGGAYLPLDPDYPADRLAYMLQDAGPACVIADRADRVPAASGVPIVALDRLDTAPYGTYDPPRALTPHHPAYVIYTSGSTGRPKGVVVPHSAIDNRLRWMQSEYELAAGDRVLQKTPSGFDVSVWEFFWALRVGATLVIAEPGGHKDPAYLARVIREQGVTVCHFVPSMLQVFLSEPAAADCVGLRHVFCSGEALPRETVREFGRVLDGVPLHNLYGPTEAAVDVTYHPCDTDATGPVPIGKPVWNTRLYVLDAALQPCPPGIQGELFLAGTQLATEYLGRPELTASRFVADPYGPPGTRMYRTGDLARWTEHGEIEYLGRTDHQVKLRGLRIELGEIEAELAADLAVGAASVLVREDRPGDQRLVGYVTPSDTGAVPDPEKLRAGLARTLPDYMVPGAILVLDDFPLSPNGKLDRRALPAPAFEGCGDGGRVPSGHREETLTRLFAEILGVPQLGVDDAFFDLGGTSLLAARLVARVRDTLGAELTIGTLFQAQTPAALAAHLDADRSEADHALDVLLPLRAGGDRTPLFAFHPAGGMSWCYSGLLSRLDPGQPVYGLQARGLHGEGELPATMEELAAEYVDALRAVRPHGPYRLVGWSVGGVLAHTVAVLLQEAGEEVELLALLDAYPSDQWRDAAVPAESDALKALLRMAGYDLTHELTREDVLATLQREGSALAGLPDRTLSAVLDIVVNNARLMREHDHRPFDGDALFFTAAAPRAEDWLTRDAWAPYVTGAIINHDVDCLHPELTQPRRLDEVCAVLAARLKELDHA from the coding sequence ATGAGGCTCACCGCTGCCCAGTCGGGCATGTGGTTCGCGCAGGCGCTCGACCCCGGCAGTCCGGCCCAGAACACGGCGGAGTGCCTGGAGATCCACGGTCCCATCGACCCGTCCGTCTTCGCGCGGACGCTGCGTCAGGTGGTGTCCGAGGCCGACGCGTTGCGCGTGAGGATCATCGAAGGGGCCGACGGGCCAGCTCAGTTGGCGGTAGCCGATCCGACGCTACCGCTGAAGGTGCGCGACCTGCGTGCCGCGTCCGACCCGGACGCCGAGGCGCAGGCGTGGATGCGCGAGGACCTGGCCACGCCGTTCGACCTGGCGGCAGGACCGCTGTTCGCGCACGCGCTGTTCCGCGTCGGCGACGAGCGCTGGCTGTGGTACCAGCGGGTGCACCACATCGTGATGGACGGCTTCGGCTACTCGCTGCTCGCCCGCCGCACCGCCGAGGTCTACACCGCGTTCGCCGCGGGCCAGGAGCCGGGCGAGAGCCCGTTCGGGCGCCTTGAGGACCTGGTCGCGGAGGACACCGCGTACCGCGCGTCCGAGACGTTCGAGACGGACCGCCGCTACTGGGACGGTGCCTTCGCCGACCGCCCCGACGCCCCCAACCTGGCCGGGCGCACCGCGCTGCCCTCCCGCACCTTCCACCGCTGCAGCGCCCGCCTCTCCCCCGAGGCGACCTCGCGGCTGCGCGAGTCGGCGTCCTCGATGCGGGCGACCTGGCCGGAGGTGCTCGTCGCCGCGCAGGCCCTGTACGTCTCGCGGGCCACCGGCTCCGCCGAGGTGGTACTCGGCCTGCCGATGATGGGCCGCATGGGATCGGTGGCGCTGCGCGTGCCCGGCATGGTGATGAACGTGCTGCCGCTGCGGCTCACCGTGACCCCGCAGGCCACCTTCGCCGAGCTGACCCGGCAGGTCGTGCTCGGCATCCGCGCCGCCCGCCGCCACCAGCGGTACCGCTACGAGGACATCCGCCGGGACCTGGGCCTCCTCGGCGAGGGCCGGTCCCTGGTCGGCCCGCTGGTCAACGTCATGCCGTTCGACTACGGCCTGACCTTCGCGGGCGCCCGAACCGACGCCCACAACCTGTCGGCGGGCCCGGTCGAGGACCTCACGGTCAACGTCTACGACCGCGCCGACGGCAGCGGCCTGCGCATCGACTACGACGGCAACCCCGCCCTGTACGAGCCGGACGAACTCGCCGTCCACCAGGCGCGGTTCATGGAACTCCTGGAGCGCGTCGCCGACGCGGGCCCGCACACGCCGCTGGCCGAGCACACGATCGCGCGCCGTGTGGAACTGCCCCTCGTCACGGAGGAGTTCAACGCCACCGCGCAGCCGCTGCCGCCCACCACGCTGATCGGCCCGATCGAGGGCCAGGCCGTCCGCACCCCGCACGCCACCGCCCTGGTCTTCGGCGACCAGGAGCTCACCTACGCCGAGCTGAACGCCCGCGCCAACCGCCTCGCCCACCATCTCATCGAGGTCGGCGTACGTCCGGGCGCGCTCGCGGCGGTCGCCGTGCCCCGCTCGCTCGACCTGGTGGTCACGCTCCTCGCCGTGCTCAAGGCGGGCGGCGCCTATCTCCCGCTGGACCCGGACTATCCGGCGGACCGTCTCGCGTACATGCTTCAGGACGCCGGTCCCGCCTGCGTGATCGCCGACCGCGCCGACCGGGTGCCCGCCGCTTCGGGTGTGCCGATCGTCGCCCTGGACCGCCTGGACACGGCGCCGTACGGCACGTACGACCCGCCGCGCGCGCTCACCCCGCACCACCCCGCCTACGTCATCTACACGTCCGGTTCTACCGGCCGCCCCAAGGGTGTCGTCGTGCCGCACTCGGCGATCGACAACCGGCTGCGCTGGATGCAGTCCGAGTACGAACTCGCCGCCGGTGACCGGGTGTTGCAGAAGACGCCGTCCGGATTCGACGTGTCGGTGTGGGAGTTCTTCTGGGCGCTGCGGGTGGGCGCGACGCTCGTCATCGCCGAACCCGGCGGCCACAAGGACCCGGCATATCTGGCGCGCGTCATCCGCGAACAGGGCGTCACCGTCTGCCACTTCGTCCCTTCGATGCTCCAGGTGTTCCTGTCCGAGCCCGCCGCCGCGGACTGTGTCGGCCTGCGGCACGTCTTCTGCAGCGGCGAGGCGCTGCCGCGCGAGACGGTGCGGGAGTTCGGGCGCGTACTGGACGGCGTACCGCTGCACAACCTCTACGGTCCGACCGAGGCCGCCGTCGACGTGACGTACCACCCGTGCGACACCGACGCGACGGGCCCGGTCCCGATCGGCAAGCCCGTCTGGAACACGCGCCTGTACGTCCTGGACGCGGCGCTCCAGCCGTGCCCTCCCGGCATCCAGGGCGAGCTGTTCCTGGCAGGGACCCAGCTGGCAACCGAGTACCTGGGGCGGCCCGAACTGACCGCGTCCCGCTTCGTCGCCGACCCCTACGGTCCGCCCGGCACCCGCATGTACCGCACGGGCGACCTGGCGCGCTGGACCGAGCACGGCGAGATCGAGTACCTGGGCCGCACCGACCACCAGGTCAAGCTGCGGGGCCTGCGCATCGAACTGGGTGAGATCGAGGCCGAGTTGGCCGCCGATCTTGCGGTGGGCGCGGCCAGCGTGCTGGTCCGCGAGGACCGGCCGGGCGACCAGCGGCTCGTGGGGTACGTGACGCCCTCCGACACCGGAGCCGTTCCCGACCCCGAGAAGCTGCGCGCAGGGCTCGCCCGCACACTGCCCGACTACATGGTGCCGGGCGCCATCCTCGTCCTCGACGACTTCCCGCTCAGCCCGAACGGCAAGCTGGACCGGCGCGCGCTGCCCGCCCCCGCCTTCGAGGGGTGCGGCGACGGCGGCCGGGTGCCGAGCGGCCACCGCGAGGAGACGCTCACCCGGCTCTTCGCAGAGATCCTCGGTGTGCCCCAACTCGGCGTGGACGACGCCTTCTTCGACCTGGGCGGCACTTCGCTCCTGGCGGCCCGTCTGGTCGCCAGGGTCCGGGACACGCTGGGCGCCGAGCTCACCATCGGCACGCTCTTCCAGGCGCAGACCCCGGCGGCGCTCGCCGCCCACCTGGACGCCGACCGCAGCGAGGCCGACCACGCCCTGGACGTACTGCTTCCGCTGCGCGCGGGCGGCGACCGCACCCCGCTGTTCGCCTTCCACCCGGCGGGCGGCATGAGCTGGTGCTACTCGGGTCTGCTCTCGCGACTCGACCCCGGGCAGCCGGTGTATGGCCTCCAGGCGCGCGGCCTGCACGGCGAGGGTGAGCTCCCGGCCACCATGGAGGAGCTGGCGGCGGAGTACGTGGACGCGCTGCGGGCCGTGCGCCCGCACGGCCCCTACCGGCTGGTCGGCTGGTCGGTGGGCGGTGTCCTCGCCCACACGGTCGCCGTGCTGCTCCAAGAGGCGGGCGAGGAGGTCGAGTTGCTCGCGCTGCTCGACGCCTACCCCTCCGACCAGTGGCGCGACGCCGCGGTCCCCGCCGAGTCGGACGCCCTCAAGGCGCTGCTACGGATGGCCGGTTACGACCTGACGCACGAGCTGACCCGCGAGGACGTCCTGGCCACGCTCCAGCGCGAAGGCAGCGCCCTGGCCGGCCTGCCGGACAGGACCCTGTCGGCGGTCCTCGACATCGTCGTCAACAACGCCCGCCTGATGCGCGAGCACGACCACCGCCCCTTCGACGGCGACGCCCTGTTCTTCACGGCCGCCGCGCCGCGCGCCGAGGACTGGCTGACGCGGGACGCCTGGGCGCCGTACGTCACCGGTGCGATCATCAACCACGACGTGGACTGCCTGCACCCGGAGCTGACCCAGCCGCGCCGCCTCGACGAGGTCTGTGCCGTACTCGCCGCCCGCCTCAAGGAGCTGGACCACGCATGA
- a CDS encoding phosphopantetheine-binding protein → MALTVELIRADVADVLGEDPADIPVDENLVDYGLDSVRIMSLIERWRRDHDITATFVDLAEQPAIEAWAPILGASA, encoded by the coding sequence ATGGCGCTGACCGTGGAACTCATACGGGCCGACGTCGCCGACGTCCTGGGCGAGGACCCGGCCGACATCCCCGTCGACGAGAACCTCGTCGACTACGGCCTCGACTCGGTGCGCATCATGTCGCTGATCGAGCGGTGGCGCCGCGATCACGACATCACCGCGACCTTCGTGGACCTGGCCGAACAGCCCGCCATCGAGGCCTGGGCACCGATTCTGGGAGCCTCGGCATGA
- a CDS encoding isochorismatase family protein, producing the protein MALPAVTPYPMPSPEELPDNRVAWTIDPQRAVLLVHDLQNHFLTAYTPGTSPTTELLANVGELAKAARASGVPVLYSAQPGGQTPAERGLQQDFWGPGLPDDEHAKAIAGPVAPEPGDTVLTKWKYSAYVRTDLEERMREAGRDQIVVVGVYAHIGVLMTACDAWMRDVQAFVVADAVADFSRADHDMALRYAAGRCAVVTTTDAVLKGI; encoded by the coding sequence ATGGCGCTCCCCGCCGTCACGCCGTACCCGATGCCCTCGCCCGAGGAGCTGCCCGACAACCGGGTCGCGTGGACCATCGACCCGCAGCGTGCGGTGCTGCTCGTCCATGACCTGCAGAACCACTTCCTGACCGCCTACACGCCCGGCACCTCGCCGACCACGGAACTCCTCGCCAACGTCGGCGAGTTGGCGAAGGCGGCGCGTGCGTCCGGCGTTCCCGTCCTGTACTCCGCCCAGCCGGGCGGCCAGACGCCGGCCGAGCGCGGTCTCCAGCAGGACTTCTGGGGCCCCGGCCTTCCCGACGACGAGCACGCGAAGGCGATCGCGGGCCCGGTCGCGCCGGAGCCCGGCGACACGGTGCTCACGAAGTGGAAGTACAGCGCGTACGTCCGCACCGACCTCGAGGAGCGCATGCGCGAGGCGGGCCGGGACCAGATCGTCGTCGTCGGTGTGTACGCGCACATCGGTGTCCTGATGACGGCCTGCGACGCATGGATGCGGGACGTGCAGGCGTTCGTCGTCGCGGACGCCGTGGCCGACTTCTCCCGCGCCGACCACGACATGGCGCTGCGCTACGCGGCAGGCCGGTGCGCGGTCGTCACCACCACCGACGCTGTTCTGAAGGGGATCTGA